The following proteins are encoded in a genomic region of Asterias amurensis chromosome 5, ASM3211899v1:
- the LOC139937749 gene encoding uncharacterized protein, translating to MEVTEIMKALNFFALTLLICTIDSTSAKLDNVHRTKSGIVNKTASQSLQRQTPQAMRPREHAASMGWNHLQHQLTVSSSNLALHSQLLNSLTKSQEKTIQSDQPSILPNQPAKPFQLLTLNGVLTYPSPTLSNTPMILHAFDNHSAFLECLWTSKDSLESLVSGIPDNTHLVFIPTSDDGLSQATWMKSQIDGMMEELKQEGKIRKEAMTSLQSRLHFVVTSVYQLGNWIPTVLQQWACQDHGCGLKQVVFQRKPSYPNLDLLDQMALSWNQPLILKRLDARYDWLPSPAGFGNKSTPVALSGDGCKQDASINATIAVVSADGCSFSKKISTMGLSGASAVIVYANPDQPVQDMNCNGDECDQPPEIPATMVPYSQQLLDRLKTTKLSVSFQTTPTNTFYFGIDGEGLLAEMGWLLYPSFKFFNWQAQWFNFKSSLLHNLSSEALIVPVINNSIMQGEDGIVATIKLPSNDEMAKYNKLELDASLSCPGTRDEECPLWDHTVQLYLCCNETSQLCGMELGRWITPFRRRIGRWLTDVTPLLPGLTSNSCTLTMKTVAWAEAWKPSLNLRFSVDSAAVVRPFNITPLFQGGTFDKNYNKNYKPFYFTISSDIKKVQVYAVITGHGSDNNGCGEFCVTSHHFIVNGHPNNITFDNAGTPLGCALRTPTGVEPNEHGTWVYGRDGWCDGREVDPWVFDITLQTVIGENKISYFGWFDGKDPNPTSNPGNIIMFSYLVLYK from the exons ATGGAGGTGACTGAAATCATGAAAGCACTGAACTTCTTTGCGCTCACTCTGCTAATCTGTACCATTGATAGCACATCAGCCAAACTGGACAATGTTCACCGGACAAAATCTGGCATCGtaaacaaaacagcatcgcaaaGTTTGCAACGACAAACACCTCAAGCTATGCGACCAAGAGAACACGCTGCCTCAATGGGTTGGAATCATCTTCAACATCAACTTACAGTCAGCTCGTCAAATCTAGCACTGCACAGCCAGCTGCTCAACTCATTGACAAAGTCTCAAGAAAAGACAATTCAGAGTGATCAGCCTTCGATACTTCCCAACCAACCCGCCAAACCATTCCAGTTACTCACGCTTAACGGTGTCCTGACTTATCCAAGCCCTACCCTCTCAAACACTCCTATGATCCTCCACGCCTTTGACAACCATTCTGCTTTCTTAGAGTGTCTCTGGACATCCAAAGACTCGCTGGAATCCCTCGTTAGTGGGATTCCTGATAATACTCATCTTGTGTTTATACCAACGAGTGATGATGGTTTGAGTCAGGCTACTTGGATGAAATCGCAGATAGATGGAATGATGGAGGAGTTGAAACAAGAAGGAAAAATTAG GAAAGAAGCCATGACTAGTCTCCAGTCGAGACTTCATTTTGTTGTGACATCAGTCTACCAGCTTGGTAACTGGATTCCTACTGTGTTACAGCAGTGGGCGTGTCAAGATCATGGGTGTGGCTTAAAGCAGGTGGTCTTTCAGAGGAAACCTTCTTATCCAAATCTTGACCTTCTTGATCAGATGG CTTTGTCCTGGAATCAGCCGTTAATCTTGAAGCGCCTTGATGCGAGATATGACTGGCTGCCCTCCCCAGCTGGATTTGGTAATAAATCAACGCCTGTAGCGCTCTCTGGAGACGGTTGTAAGCAAGATGCCAGTATTAATGCGACGATTGCTGTGGTATCGGCTGATGGATGCAGCTTCTCGAAAAAG ATCTCCACAATGGGGTTGTCTGGGGCTAGTGCTGTTATTGTGTATGCCAACCCAGATCAACCTGTGCAGGATATGAACTGCAATGGGGACGAGTGTGATCAACCTCCAGAGATACCAGCTACCATGGTACCCTACAGCCAACAGTTACTAGACAG GTTAAAGACAACCAAGTTGTCGGTATCCTTCCAGACCACACCTACGAACACATTTTACTTTGGGATTGATGGAGAAGGGCTCCTTGCTGAGATGGGTTGGTTACTCTACCCATCGTTCAAGTTCTTCAACTGGCAAGCTCAGTG GTTCAACTTCAAGTCATCCTTGCTGCATAACCTGTCGAGTGAAGCTCTCATAGTGCCAGTCATCAATAATTCCATCATGCAAGGAGAGGACGGAATCGTAGCTACCATCAAGCTACCATCAAATGATG AAATGGCCAAGTATAACAAGTTAGAGCTAGATGCATCCCTATCCTGCCCGGGCACAAGGGACGAGGAATGCCCACTCTGGGACCACACGGTGCAACTCTACCTCTGCTGTAATGAAACATCCCAATTATGTGGCATGGAACTAGGCAGGTGGATAACTCCATTTAGAAG GCGTATTGGTCGTTGGTTAACCGACGTGACACCTCTACTGCCAGGCCTGACATCTAACAGCTGTACCCTTACCATGAAGACTGTAGCATGGGCCGAAGCCTGGAAGCCATCTCTCAATTTACGCTTCTCAGTGGATTCAGCAGCAG TAGTTAGACCCTTCAACATCACTCCGCTCTTCCAAGGTGGGACATTTGACAAGAACTACAACAAGAACTATAAACCATTCTATTTCACAATTTCTTCGGATATTAAAAAG GTGCAGGTCTATGCAGTGATTACAGGCCATGGTAGCGATAATAACGGCTGCGGAGAATTCTGTGTCACGTCACATCACTTCATTGTCAATGGACATCCTAATAATATCACATTTGATAATGCAG GTACACCTTTAGGTTGTGCCCTACGCACCCCTACAGGTGTTGAGCCTAATGAGCATGGTACCTGGGTGTACGGTCGGGACGGATGGTGTGATGGGCGGGAGGTGGACCCTTGGGTCTTTGATATTACTTTACAGACAGTGATCGGAGAGAATAAGATCTCTTACTTTGGTTGGTTTGACGGCAAGGATCCGAACCCCACCTCTAATCCAGGGAACATTATCATGTTCTCTTATCTGGTCTTATATAAATAA